One genomic segment of Chitinivorax sp. B includes these proteins:
- a CDS encoding class I SAM-dependent methyltransferase yields the protein MVVDTNILNAHAKEVSSGERFSFGDNWANFLDVLDEVRIQNAVASLKKMLEVETLKGKSFLDAGSGSGLFSLAAKRLGARVISFDYDPQSVACTKELKHRYFENDDDWKIQTGSVLDKNFLNGLGKFDVVYSWGVLHHTGDMWSAIANVDSNVAENGKLFIALYNDQGGASRRWAAIKKMYNRLPGGLKNIFAVAVYLPLEVRSFLIHLIRRQPKVYFDYIRNYSVNRGMSWWYDKIDWIGGYPFEVSKPEQVFYFYKDRGYSLLQLVTNAGGMACNEFVFQKIK from the coding sequence ATGGTGGTAGATACGAATATACTTAATGCTCATGCGAAAGAGGTCAGCAGTGGCGAACGCTTTTCTTTTGGGGATAATTGGGCCAATTTTCTAGATGTACTTGATGAGGTGAGAATACAGAATGCTGTTGCTAGCCTCAAAAAAATGCTTGAAGTTGAAACGTTGAAGGGTAAGTCTTTTCTTGATGCGGGTAGTGGAAGTGGCTTATTTTCTCTCGCAGCCAAGCGATTGGGAGCGAGAGTGATTTCCTTTGACTACGATCCACAATCCGTTGCATGTACAAAAGAACTTAAACATCGTTATTTCGAAAATGATGATGACTGGAAAATCCAAACTGGTTCTGTTCTTGATAAAAATTTTCTGAATGGTTTGGGTAAGTTTGATGTTGTGTATTCTTGGGGGGTATTGCATCATACGGGTGATATGTGGTCAGCCATTGCTAATGTCGATTCAAATGTAGCAGAAAACGGAAAACTATTTATAGCACTTTATAATGATCAAGGTGGAGCGTCCAGGCGCTGGGCTGCAATAAAGAAAATGTACAACCGCTTGCCCGGTGGGCTAAAGAATATTTTTGCCGTGGCTGTGTATCTGCCGCTTGAAGTAAGATCTTTTCTTATTCATTTAATCAGGCGCCAGCCTAAGGTTTATTTCGATTATATTAGAAATTACAGTGTGAATAGAGGTATGAGCTGGTGGTATGACAAAATAGATTGGATTGGGGGTTATCCTTTTGAGGTGTCAAAGCCGGAGCAGGTTTTCTACTTTTACAAGGACCGGGGTTATTCATTACTTCAGCTTGTAACCAATGCAGGTGGGATGGCTTGTAACGAATTTGTTTTCCAGAAAATTAAGTAG